The following are from one region of the Fusarium verticillioides 7600 chromosome 1, whole genome shotgun sequence genome:
- a CDS encoding TTK protein kinase: MATASPTPMGNGLVRRTSQRQALRRLPSRPFMNHSDNFQGTTSAALPKGYHPKPQQFHDDSSEDEIPVPMKLSALTKALLSDGAPASTEQAPSPPRTRRRTSALNASTSSSTETRRHRQSGSVQAHDARSSRQASPTPATSREISPVRKRVVRLSNTPQSLSQMKPTKRRSTSVSRSNQRSQPHSRPGSRDMSSDERQDSKHDSKDSKHDSQLEVNTPAQGGRVVRINAGSPSNRSRVGSTGPSSGRSMERSMLDRSAIDDNDQPEEPATVARNPPPFHQGSVSRYPSTSTRTRPEDNINLQSSMRVKRVSKVAGSFLSGPARRGRRRQSEEEGEPNADGELMLSSQEAESQPGEDQHAASYYGDGIRDFNSGSPVSGQAAARAVHRRNASNLDLRLGSARASRETSPREPTPEVQVPEPEPKPEQEEEIHYRLPAPRPELPSGRDQENDVQASLKRTKPSMEVLLDKMPKRPMSADPAPLRTVSPDRKPLASMARNTPLRQAPPPPPKMSVLEAATTTAGAATTTQAKQRRNILRVNGVAYTRLDCLGRGGSGKVYRVAAENGKMFALKRVSLENADDSTIKGYLGEIDLLKKLGEVERVIKLFDCEMNTEKQVLTLLMEIGELDFNTFLRKRYNPEAAKFDPVFVRFYWKEMLECLQAVHQCDIVHSDLKPANFVLVKGQLKLIDFGIANAIQTDETVNVHRETQVGTPNYMSPESLMDSNNPRGGRVPGRPKLMKLGKPSDIWSLGCILYQMVYGLPPFGHIANQMSRCQAIINWDHDIEFPSRGMGGMSVPPSLIRTMSRCLNRDHHMRPTCEELLHESDPFLYPAELTDKALPIDEELLARIIQSVVTRCRERMPTESESLSVWPQAYWASVKKAMAGRM; the protein is encoded by the exons ATGGCGACAGCTTCGCCCACACCAATGGGCAATGGTCTTGTCCGACGAACATCCCAGCGGCAAGCTTTGAGGAGATTGCCATCGCGACCCTTTATGAATCACAGTGACAACTTCCAAGGAACAACAAGTGCTGCTCTCCCGAAGGGCTACCATCCCAAACCTCAGCAATTCCACGACGACAGCTCCGAGGATGAGATCCCAGTACCTATGAAGCTGAGCGCTCTCACCAAGGCGCTGCTGAGCGACGGCGCCCCAGCATCAACAGAGCAAGCTCCTTCACCTCCCAGGACGCGGCGACGCACCAGTGCGCTGAACGCgtccacatcatcatcgactgaGACACGCCGGCACAGACAATCCGGAAGCGTCCAGGCCCACGATGCAAGGTCCTCAAGACAAGCGAGCCCGACACCAGCTACAAGCAGAGAAATAAGTCCGGTACGAAAGAGGGTTGTAAGATTAAGCAACACACCTCAGAGCCTTAGCCAGATGAAGCCAACAAAGCGACGCTCAACTTCTGTCTCCCGATCAAATCAAcgttctcaacctcacagCCGCCCTGGTAGCCGCGATATGTCTTCTGACGAGAGACAGGATTCCAAGCATGACTCCAAGGATTCTAAGCATGATTCTCAATTGGAAGTGAACACACCTGCACAAGGTGGACGCGTAGTCCGAATTAATGCTGGTTCTCCAAGCAACAGGAGCCGAGTTGGCTCCACTGGCCCTTCTTCAGGGAGGTCGATGGAGCGATCCATGTTAGATAGATCTGCTATTGACGACAACGACCAACCTGAAGAGCCAGCCACAGTCGCGCGAAATCCTCCTCCCTTCCACCAAGGCAGTGTCTCTCGATACCCCTCAACAAGTACGAGGACACGGCCCGAGGATAATATTAACCTGCAGAGTTCAATGCGCGTGAAGCGCGTCAGCAAGGTTGCTGGTAGCTTCTTGAGCGGACCAGCCCGACGCGGTCGCCGAAGGCAGAGCGAAGAGGAGGGGGAGCCCAACGCCGATGGAGAATTGATGTTGTCTAGCCAGGAAGCTGAGAGCCAGCCCGGGGAGGATCAACATGCCGCTTCATACTATGGAGACGGTATTCGAGATTTCAACTCAGGAAGCCCAGTGAGCGGACAAGCCGCTGCGAGGGCAGTCCATCGCCGTAATGCTTCCAACTTGGACCTACGCCTAGGCTCTGCAAGAGCATCCAGGGAAACATCACCTCGTGAGCCTACACCAGAGGTTCAGGTTCCCGAGCCCGAACCAAAGCctgagcaggaggaggagattcaCTACAGACTCCCCGCACCTCGCCCAGAACTCCCCTCCGGTCGGGATCAGGAGAACGATGTCCAAGCAAGCCTCAAGAGGACGAAACCATCAATGgaagttcttcttgacaagatgccAAAAAGACCGATGAGTGCCGACCCGGCTCCCCTAAGAACAGTCTCACCCGACCGAAAGCCTCTTGCTTCTATGGCACGAAATACTCCCCTTCGCCAGGCtccaccgccaccacccAAGATGTCTGTTCTCGAGGCTGCCACTACTACTGCGGGTGCTGCTACGACTACacaggcaaagcaaaggaGGAACATTCTGCGAGTGAATGGTGTAGCCTATACTCGACTTGACTGTCTTGGCCGAGGTGGCAGTGGAAAGGTGTACCgtgttgctgctgagaatggcaagaTGTTCGCCCTGAAACGCGTTTCTCTTGAGAATGCAGATGACTCGACCATTAAGGGTTATCTTGGAGAAATTGAtcttttgaagaagcttggagaggTGGAGCGAGTTATCAAGCTGTTTGACTGTGAGATGAATACAGAGAAGCAAGTTCTCACTTTG CTTATGGAGATTGGAGAACTCGACTTCAATACCTTTTTGAGAAAGCGGTATAACCCCGAGGCTGCCAAGTTCGACCCAGTCTTTGTACGATTTTACTGGAAAGAGATGCTCGAGTGTTTGCAAGCAGTTCACCAGTGTGATATTGTCCACTCTGATCTCAAGCCTGCCAATTTTGTGCTCGTAAAGGGtcagctcaagctcattgactttggcatcgCGAACGCTATTCAAACTGATGAGACTGTCAACGTCCACCGCGAGACTCAGGTTGGAACACCCAATTACATGTCACCTGAGTCTCTCATGGACTCAAATAACCCCCGAGGTGGCCGCGTTCCAGGCCGGCCTAAGCTTATGAAATTGGGCAAGCCCAGCGACATATGGTCTCTGGGTTGCATTTTGTATCAAATGGTTTATGGCCTCCCTCCATTTGGCCACATCGCCAACCAGATGTCAAGATGTCAAGCCATCATTAACTGGGATCACGACATCGAATTTCCTTCACGTGGCATGGGAGGCATGTCCGTTCCCCCTTCACTCATCCGCACTATGAGTCGCTGCCTTAACCGCGATCACCATATGCGACCAACCTGCGAGGAGCTATTGCACGAGTCCGACCCCTTCTTATACCCCGCAGAACTCACCGACAAGGCTCTCCCCATTGACGAGGAGCTGCTTGCTAGAATCATCCAGAGCGTGGTAACGAGATGCCGGGAGCGCATGCCAACAGAGAGCGAAAGCTTGAGCGTCTGGCCACAGGCTTATTGGGCCAGTGTTAAGAAAGCGATGGCCGGGAGAATGTGA
- a CDS encoding ribosome biogenesis protein n yields the protein MPQNEYMERWRKLHGRRLDHEERVRKRTAREGHKASQDAQNLRGLRAKLYQQKRHKEKIQMKKAIKAHEERNVKTADEKEPTTPMPSYLLDRTNPSTAKALSSAIKNKRAEKAAKFAVPLPKVRGISEEEMFKVVKTGKKIQKKAWKRMVTKPTFVGPDFTRRNPKHERFIRPMGLRYKKANVTHPELGVTVQLPIISVKKNPQNPLYTQLGVLTKGTVIEVNVSELGLVTAGGKVVWGRYAQVTNNPENEGCINSVLLV from the exons ATG CCTCAGAACGAGTATATGGAAAGATGGCGAAAGCTACACGGTCGCCGTCTTGATCACGAGGAACGAGTTCGCAAGCGTACCGCCCGTGAGGGCCACAAGGCTTCTCAGGATGCCCAGAATCTGCGCGGTCTCCGAGCCAAGCTGTACCAGCAAAAGCGACACAAGGAGAAGAttcagatgaagaaggccatcaaggcaCACGAGGAGCGCAACGTCAAGACcgccgacgagaaggagcCCACAACCCCTATGCCCTCTTATCTGCTAGACCGCACAAACCCCTCGACTGCCAAGGCCCTCAGCAGCGCCATCAAGAATAAGCGAGCTGAGAAGGCGGCCAAATTTGCCGTTCCCCTGCCCAAGGTACGAGGTAtcagcgaggaggagatgttcaaggttgtcaagaccggtaagaagatccagaaaaAGGCCTGGAAGCGCATGGTCACCAAACCTACCTTTGTCGGACCCGACTTCACTCGACGTAACCCCAAGCACGAGCGCTTCATTCGACCTATGGGTCTCCGTTATAAGAAGGCCAATGTCACACACCCCGAGCTTGGTGTCACTGTCCAGCTCCCCATCATCagcgtcaagaagaaccccCAGAACCCTCTTTACACCCAGCTGGGTGTTTTGACCAAGGGTACCGTTATCGAGGTCAACGTCAGCGAGCTTGGTCTCGTGACCGCTGGTGGAAAGGTCGTCTGGGGTCGCTACGCCCAGGTTACTAACAACCCGGAGAACGAGGGCTGCATCAACAGTGTCTTGCTGGTGTAA
- a CDS encoding phosphoacetylglucosamine mutase, producing the protein MSDDKFLAASAKHPIVPNHVYKYGTAGFRMKADLLDGVSFRVGLLSGLRSRKLNGQAIGVMITASHNPAVDNGVKIVDPMGEMLEQEWETYATKLVNSPSDQELLDNYKALASQLKIDLSSPGRVVYGRDTRPSGHSLVAALADAFEATNTEYTDYKILTTPQLHYLTRCVNTEGTPKAYGKVSEQGYYEKMSEAFTRALRGRKPQGQLIVDCANGVGGPKLSEFLKVLPQGTIDIKVVNDDVLRPEVLNLDSGADFVKTKQRAPPSPKPVPGARCCSLDGDADRLIYYWVDPETGFFMLDGDRISSLNASFIGDLVRSAGLADDLRIGVVQTAYANGASTNYIENHLQLPVVFTPTGVKHLHHAACQFDVGVYFEANGHGTVVFSQEAIRAFRETKPQSPAQKDALDTLAAVSDLINQTVGDAISDMLMVEVILAHKGWTLKDWAMTYNDLPNRLVRVEVGNKDLFQTTDAERRLSHPVGAQDEIDQCVKKYTSARSFARASGTENACRVYAEAATRSEADELANKVAQIVKQFGS; encoded by the exons ATGTCTGACGACAAGTTCCTCGCCGCTTCGGCAAAGCACCCTATTGTACCTAACCATGTCTACAAATATGGCACTGCGGGGTTCCGTATGAAGgccgatcttcttgatggtgtttcgTTCCGCGTCGGTCTCCTATCTGGTCTTCGAAGCCGTAAGCTCAATGGCCAGGCCATTGGTGTCATGATCACTGCTAGCCACAACCCAGCTGTCGACAatggtgtcaagatcgttGACCCCATGGGCGAGATGCTTGAACAGGAGTGGGAGACATATGCTACCAAGCTCGTTAATTCTCCTTCTGATCAGGAGCTTCTCGACAACTACAAAGCTCTGGCTTCTCAGCTTAAGATTGACCTCTCCTCTCCTGGCCGCGTCGTCTATGGCCGTGACACTCGTCCTTCAGGCCACTCCCTTGTTGCTGCCCTTGCTGATGCTTTCGAGGCTACCAACACAGAGTACACCGACTACAAGATCCTCACCACCCCTCAGCTTCACTATCTGACACGATGCGTCAACACCGAGGGCACCCCTAAGGCCTATGGCAAAGTTAGCGAGCAGGGTTATTACGAGAAAATGTCCGAGGCTTTTACTCGCGCTCTTCGAGGTCGCAAGCCCCAGGGACAGCTTATCGTGGATTGCGCCAACGGTGTTGGGGGTCCCAAGCTCTCTGAGTTTCTCAAGGTCTTGCCTCAAGGtaccatcgacatcaaggtTGTTAACGATGATGTCCTCCGGCCCGAGGTTCTGAACCTTGAT TCTGGAGCGGACTTCGTCAAGACGAAGCAGCGAGCCCCTCCCAGCCCGAAGCCTGTCCCCGGCGCACGATGCTGCTCTCTCGATGGTGATGCCGATCGTCTGATTTACTACTGGGTCGATCCCGagacaggcttcttcatgcttgaTGGCGATCGTATTTCTTCTCTCAATGCCTCTTTTATTGGTGACCTCGTTCGATCTGCCGGTCTTGCTGATGACCTCCGCATTGGCGTTGTTCAGACCGCCTATGCCAACGGTGCCAGCACGAATTATATTGAGAATCACCTTCAGCTTCCCGTCGTCTTCACTCCTACTGGCGTGAAGCATTTGCACCACGCTGCTTGCCAGTTCGACGTTGGTGTTTACTTCGAGGCTAATGGTCACGGTACTGTCGTCTTCTCTCAGGAGGCCATCCGTGCTTTCCGTGAGACCAAGCCTCAGTCTCCTGCCCAGAAGGATGCTCTCGACACCCTCGCTGCTGTCagcgatctcatcaaccagaCCGTCGGCGATGCTATTTCCGATATGCTCATGGTTGAAGTCATTCTCGCCCACAAGGGCTGGACTCTCAAGGATTGGGCGATGACTTACAATGACCTCCCTAACCGTCTTGTTCGCGTTGAAGTCGGCAACAAGGACCTGTTCCAGACCACAGATGCTGAGCGCCGTCTCAGCCACCCTGTGGGTGCCCAGGATGAGATCGACCAGTGTGTTAAGAAGTACACTAGTGCTCGATCCTTTGCTAGAGCCAGTGGTACTGAGAATGCCTGCCGTGTCTATGCGGAGGCTGCTACTCGCTCCGAGGCCGATGAACTCGCTAACAAGGTCGCTCAAATCGTCAAGCAGTTTGGTTCTTAA
- a CDS encoding protein arginine N-methyltransferase 1 produces the protein MSTIIFKAREIVKVNGLSDKITLLQGKMEEVELPFPKVDIIISEWMGYFLLYESMLDTVLYARDTYLQKDGLIFPDKATIFFAGIEDGDYKEDKIEFWNDVYGFDYTPLKATALSEPLVDTVEVKAAVTEPTAVLTLDLYKCTTDDLAFNVPFKLSVTRDDFVHALVSWFDIDFTACHKPIRFSTGPHTKYTHWKQTVFYFEDVLTVQQGEQIALNLDVRPNSKNRRDLDIKISYELETEDANRASKGALEYRMC, from the exons ATGTCCacaatcatcttcaaggcccgtgagatcgtcaaggtcaacggTCTTTCCGACAAGatcacccttcttcaaggcaagatggaggaggtcgAGTTGCCTTTCCCCAaagttgatatcatcatctcagaGTGGATGGGCTACTTCCTTCTTTATGAGTCCATGCTCGACACCGTTCTTTATGCTCGAGACACCTATCTTCAGAAGGATGGCTTGATCTTCCCTGACAAGGCCACTATCTTCTTCGCTGGtattgaggatggcgattacaaggaggacaagattgAGT TCTGGAACGATGTTTACGGCTTCGACTACACCCCCCTCAAGGCCACCGCCCTGTCCGAGCCCCTCGTTGATACcgtcgaggtcaaggccgcTGTCACCGAACCCACTGCCGTCCTCACGCTCGATCTTTACAAGTGCACCACAGACGATTTGGCTTTCAATGTTCCCTTCAAGCTCTCTGTTACCCGCGATGACTTCGTCCACGCCCTAGTCTCGTGGTTTGATATCGACTTCACCGCCTGCCACAAGCCCATCCGCTTTTCCACCGGCCCACATACCAAGTACACCCACTGGAAGCAGACCGTCTTCTACTTCGAGGATGTACTCACTGTCCAGCAAGGCGAGCAGATtgctctcaaccttgatgtcAGACCCAATTCCAAGAACAGACGtgatctcgacatcaagatctcCTACGAGTTGGAAACTGAAGATGCTAACCGTGCCTCCAAGGGTGCGCTCGAGTACCGCATGTGCTAA
- a CDS encoding crossover junction endonuclease MUS81 codes for MDDADSANPQLLAWVKEWLDLARERNSKGVTTYRTAYNSLKACPITFEHPAQLQQLKGFGPKLCERLEQQLKKYCEQNGLPMPPHPRSRKAMPVAGVDNGEGSSKPAKKSRKPKAYVPALRSGAYALVVGLSTLDEDSSAGMTKTELIEVAQPHCDSSFSAPSDPTKFYTAWNSMKTLLQKELVYERGRPLRRYALTDEGWEVAKRIKDTEHWQAENGKAENPTSAQPVNPDCQLISNRGPRSPSIEISEPAKAPSEYQNVVSDGPTISDDNSVPNFTPIRLPPGSFTVHLVLDVREVRAKTDRDYMQEELAKLGAKPIMRSMELGDAQWIAKCHDPNLLASQGAEGAEVILDWIVERKRLDDLIGSIKDGRFHEQKFRLQRSGVRKVIYIIEEISMDPEVASRYAEAVRSAIASTQVVNGYFVKRTAKMDDTVRYLARMTAMLKRTYESKPLNVIPTKILTSQNYLPLLKHLRESISPDWYITYPAFSSLASKSESITLRDVFLKMLMTTKGVTGERALEIQKRWKTPYDFVKAFEACGSGEQGLKRKRELVFSQTSHLVGRKKFTKPLSTKIAEVWGDA; via the coding sequence ATGGATGATGCCGATTCGGCCAACCCGCAGCTGCTGGCTTGGGTCAAAGAATGGCTCGATCTTGCGCGCGAACGCAATTCAAAAGGCGTTACAACGTACAGAACTGCCTATAATTCGTTAAAAGCATGTCCAATCACCTTTGAACACCCTGCACAGTTGCAGCAACTCAAAGGTTTCGGCCCCAAACTTTGCGAACGCCTTGAGCAGCAATTAAAGAAATACTGCGAACAAAATGGTCTGCCTATGCCCCCACACCCAAGGTCTCGTAAGGCGATGCCAGTTGCTGGAGTCGACAATGGCGAGGGCTCTTCAAAGCCTGCCAAAAAGTCACGGAAACCCAAAGCATATGTTCCTGCTTTACGCTCTGGAGCCTATGCCTTAGTGGTTGGCCTTTCCACGTTAGATGAAGACTCTTCTGCTGGAATGACAAAGACGGAACTCATTGAAGTTGCACAACCGCATTGCGACTCATCTTTCTCGGCTCCTAGCGACCCTACCAAGTTTTACACTGCCTGGAACTCGATGAAAACTTTGTTGCAAAAGGAATTGGTGTACGAAAGAGGACGACCTCTACGGAGATACGCCTTGACTGACGAAGGATGGGAAGTCGCAAAACGCATAAAAGACACAGAGCACTGGCAGGCCGAGAATGGAAAAGCTGAAAACCCGACTTCAGCACAGCCTGTTAATCCAGATTGTCAACTAATTTCCAATCGTGGGCCTAGGTCGCCTTCGATTGAAATTTCCGAACCTGCGAAAGCGCCTTCAGAATACCAAAACGTTGTGTCTGATGGCCCAACAATATCAGACGACAATTCGGTGCCAAACTTTACACCAATCCGACTACCTCCGGGGTCCTTTACGGTACACTTAGTGCTAGACGTTCGCGAGGTCAGAGCGAAGACTGATCGCGATTATATGCAAGAGGAGCTAGCAAAACTGGGCGCAAAACCCATCATGCGAAGTATGGAACTTGGAGATGCCCAGTGGATCGCGAAATGCCATGACCCAAATCTGCTCGCATCACAAGGTGCTGAGGGAGCTGAGGTCATTTTGGACTGGATTGTTGAAAGGAAACGCCTTGATGACCTGATAGGGAGTATCAAGGATGGTAGGTTTCACGAGCAAAAGTTTCGCCTGCAGCGCTCAGGTGTGAGGAAAGTTATTTACATCATCGAGGAGATCTCCATGGACCCGGAAGTAGCATCTAGATATGCCGAAGCCGTCCGGTCAGCCATTGCCTCCACACAAGTCGTCAATGGCTACTTTGTGAAGAGGACGGCCAAAATGGACGACACAGTCAGGTATCTTGCTCGCATGACAGCGATGCTGAAGCGGACATACGAGAGCAAACCACTCAACGTCATTCCTACCAAAATTCTTACGTCTCAAAATTATCTTCCTCTGCTGAAGCACCTGAGAGAATCTATATCTCCAGACTGGTATATCACTTATCCCGCCTTTTCGTCACTTGCATCCAAGTCAGAGTCTATAACTCTGCGAGACGTATTTTTGAAAATGCTTATGACTACAAAGGGTGTCACGGGAGAAAGAGCGCTCGAAATACAGAAGCGTTGGAAAACTCCGTATGATTTTGTCAAGGCTTTTGAGGCTTGCGGAAGTGGTGAACAGGGGCTGAAACGCAAACGCGAGCTGGTCTTTAGCCAGACAAGTCATCTTGTCGGTCGAAAGAAGTTTACCAAGCCTTTGAGCACCAAAATTGCAGAAGTCTGGGGTGACGCATAA
- a CDS encoding protein arginine N-methyltransferase 1 — protein MSGDKMDVEIAEQKMNSMEHSEQHYFKSYDHHGIHEEMLKDEVRTRSYMNAIMQNKHIFKDKVVLDVGCGTAILSMFAAKAGAKHVIGVDMSTIIFKAREIVKVNGLSDKITLLQGKMEEVELPFPKVDIIISEWMGYFLLYESMLDTVLYARDTYLQKDGLIFPDKATIFFAGIEDGDYKEDKIEFWNDVYGFDYTPLKATALSEPLVDTVEVKAAVTEPTAVLTLDLYKCTTDDLAFNVPFKLSVTRDDFVHALVSWFDIDFTACHKPIRFSTGPHTKYTHWKQTVFYFEDVLTVQQGEQIALNLDVRPNSKNRRDLDIKISYELETEDANRASKGALEYRMC, from the exons ATGAGCGGCGATAAGATGGATGTCGAGATTGCTGAGCAAAAGATGAATTCTATGGAGCATAGCGAGCAGCATTACTTCAAGAG CTACGATCACCATG GTATTCACGAGGAGATGTTG AAAGATGAGGTCCGCACACGATCGTACATGAACGCTATTATGCAAAACAAGCACATTTTCAAGGACAAGgtggttcttgatgttggctgtGGTACGGCCATTCTCTCCAT GTTCgccgccaaggctggtgccAAACATGTTATTGGCGTGGATATGTCCacaatcatcttcaaggcccgtgagatcgtcaaggtcaacggTCTTTCCGACAAGatcacccttcttcaaggcaagatggaggaggtcgAGTTGCCTTTCCCCAaagttgatatcatcatctcagaGTGGATGGGCTACTTCCTTCTTTATGAGTCCATGCTCGACACCGTTCTTTATGCTCGAGACACCTATCTTCAGAAGGATGGCTTGATCTTCCCTGACAAGGCCACTATCTTCTTCGCTGGtattgaggatggcgattacaaggaggacaagattgAGT TCTGGAACGATGTTTACGGCTTCGACTACACCCCCCTCAAGGCCACCGCCCTGTCCGAGCCCCTCGTTGATACcgtcgaggtcaaggccgcTGTCACCGAACCCACTGCCGTCCTCACGCTCGATCTTTACAAGTGCACCACAGACGATTTGGCTTTCAATGTTCCCTTCAAGCTCTCTGTTACCCGCGATGACTTCGTCCACGCCCTAGTCTCGTGGTTTGATATCGACTTCACCGCCTGCCACAAGCCCATCCGCTTTTCCACCGGCCCACATACCAAGTACACCCACTGGAAGCAGACCGTCTTCTACTTCGAGGATGTACTCACTGTCCAGCAAGGCGAGCAGATtgctctcaaccttgatgtcAGACCCAATTCCAAGAACAGACGtgatctcgacatcaagatctcCTACGAGTTGGAAACTGAAGATGCTAACCGTGCCTCCAAGGGTGCGCTCGAGTACCGCATGTGCTAA
- a CDS encoding delta-1-pyrroline-5-carboxylate dehydrogenase, mitochondrial — translation MSSMMFLNRAGARGIRSVAQTQQMRTAATLATFKTPKVFNEPNHHYAKGSDQREGLTAAIEKLQKKLPIEVPVVVGGKQIKASALSKQQNPADHATTVASYHTATTADVSAAIDAALAAKPAWETLPFADRAAVFLKAADLISTKYRYDIMAATMLGQGKNAWQAEIDAAAELADFLRFNVHYAEQLYNTQPEHNSPGVWNRLEYRALEGFVYAVSPFNFTAIAGNLPGAPALLGNVVVWKPSDFAIASNWLVYQILIEAGLPKDVIQFVPGNPVDITKVVLEHKEFAALHYTGSTAVFRQLYGTIGQGIAEGRYRGYPRVVGETGGKNFHLIDPTAEIDNAVKQTVRGAFEFQGQKCSATSRLYVPKSMWPEFKEKLVAEVEAIKIGNPTEHSNFMGPVIHEASFEKLSGAIDEAKSDKDLELVVGGKYDSSKGYFIHPTIYATTNPNHKFFSTEFFGPILTTYIYDDAAPNAMADVCKLIETTSDYGLTGAVFAADREASRFAEEHLRNAAGNFYVNCKSTGAVVGQQPFGGSRASGTNDKAGSQNLLTRFVNVRAIKEEFTPTTKITYPSNEV, via the exons ATGTCTTCCATGATGTTCCTCAACAGGGCTGGTGCCCGAGGTATCCGCAGCGTTGCTCAGACTCAGCAAATGCGAACTGCTGCGACTTTGGCTACCTTCAAGACCCCCAAGGTCTTTAACGAGCCCAACCACCACTATGCCAAGGGCAGTGACCAGCGCGAGGGTCTGACTGCTGCTattgagaagctccagaagaagctgcccATTGAGGTTCCCGTTGTAGTTGGTGGCAAGCAG ATCAAGGCTTCCGCCCTCTCCAAGCAGCAGAACCCTGCCGACCATGCCACCACTGTCGCTTCCTACCACACTGCTACCACCGCTGATGTTTCGGCCGCAATAGacgctgctcttgctgctaAGCCTGCCTGGGAGACACTCCCATTTGCTGATCGAGCTGCTGTCTTCCTCAAGGCCGCCGacctcatctccaccaagTACCGCTACGATATCATGGCCGCCACTATGCTCGGCCAGGGCAAGAACGCTTGGCAGGCCGAGATCGACGCCGCTGCTGAGCTGGCTGATTTCCTCCGCTTCAACGTTCACTACGCTGAGCAGCTCTACAACACCCAGCCTGAGCACAACTCTCCCGGCGTCTGGAACCGTCTCGAGTACCGTGCACTCGAGGGTTTCGTGTACGCTGTCAGCCCCTTCAACTTCACTGCCATTGCCGGTAATCTCCCTGGTGCCCCTGCTCTTCTCGGAAACGTCGTTGTGTGGAAGCCCAGTGACTTTGCCATTGCATCGAACTGGCTGGTCTACCAGATCCTCATCGAGGCTGGTCTTCCCAAGGATGTCATCCAGTTCGTTCCTGGTAACCCTGTAGACATCACCAAGGTTGTTCTGGAGCACAAGGAGTTTGCTGCTCTCCACTACACTGGAAGCACCGCTGTCTTCCGTCAGCTGTATGGTACCATCGGTCAGGGTATCGCTGAGGGCCGATACAGAGGCTATCCTCGTGTCGTTGGTGAGACTGGCGGCAAGAACTTCCACCTGATTGACCCTACAGCTGAGATTGACAATGCTGTCAAGCAGACTGTCCGTGGTGCCTTTGAGTTCCAAGGCCAGAAGTGCAGTGCCACTTCTCGACTTTACGTCCCTAAGTCCATGTGGCCCgagttcaaggagaagcttgtggctgaggttgaggccatcaagattgGCAACCCTACTGAACACTCCAATTTCATGGGTCCCGTCATTCACGAGGCTTCATTCGAGAAACTCTCCGGTGCCATTGATGAGGCCAAGTCCGACAAGGACCTCGAACtcgttgttggtggaaagTACGACTCTTCCAAGGGCTACTTCATTCACCCTACTATCTACGCCACTACCAACCCCAACCACAAGTTCTTCTCTACTGAGTTTTTCGGCCCTATCCTCACCACCTACATCTATGACGATGCTGCCCCCAACGCCATGGCTGACGTCTGCAAGCTCATTGAGACCACCTCCGACTATGGCCTAACTGGTGCCGTGTTCGCTGCTGATCGTGAAGCCTCCCGCTTCGCCGAGGAGCACCTCCGCAACGCTGCCGGAAACTTCTATGTCAACTGCAAGAGCACTGGCGCTGTTGTCGGCCAGCAGCCCTTCGGTGGCTCTCGTGCTTCCGGTACTAACGACAAGGCCGGCAGTCAGAACCTCCTGACCCGCTTCGTCAATGTTCGGGCGATCAAGGAGGAGTTCACTCCTACCACCAAGATCACCTACCCCAGCAACGAGGTCTAA